A window of the Streptomyces finlayi genome harbors these coding sequences:
- a CDS encoding aldose epimerase family protein, protein MSRVAKNVRLTVGDAELTIDPTHGCRIGSLRIGGTELLRQGEKYGCFPMVPWCGRTENGEFRSGGVLHSLPPNSPPHAIHGTGRDTAWETAREAENESAFYYDLADPWPYPGRVTQTFELAEESLTLRMGVEAHVDSFPAQAGWHPWFLRNLGGQDVRIGFDAAWQEERGESHLPTGRRIDPLPGPWDDCFGMPDGVDVKLTWPEQLELTVRSRDEWVVVYDEQDEAVCVEPQSGPPNGLNTTPRLVTPIEPLEIATTWSWVRL, encoded by the coding sequence GTGAGCAGAGTCGCGAAGAACGTCCGGCTGACCGTCGGCGACGCCGAGTTGACCATTGACCCCACCCATGGCTGCCGGATCGGCAGCTTGCGGATCGGTGGCACCGAACTGCTGCGCCAGGGGGAGAAGTACGGCTGCTTCCCGATGGTGCCGTGGTGCGGGCGTACCGAGAACGGGGAGTTCCGCAGTGGCGGTGTACTGCACAGCCTGCCGCCGAACTCCCCACCGCACGCCATCCACGGCACCGGGCGCGACACCGCCTGGGAGACCGCCAGGGAGGCCGAGAACGAGTCGGCCTTCTACTACGACCTGGCCGATCCGTGGCCGTACCCGGGCCGGGTCACACAGACCTTCGAGCTCGCCGAGGAATCGTTGACGCTCCGGATGGGCGTCGAGGCGCACGTGGACTCCTTTCCGGCGCAGGCGGGCTGGCACCCGTGGTTCCTGCGCAACCTCGGGGGTCAGGATGTTCGGATCGGCTTCGACGCCGCCTGGCAGGAGGAGCGCGGCGAGAGCCACCTGCCGACCGGCCGCCGGATCGACCCGCTGCCCGGGCCGTGGGACGACTGCTTCGGGATGCCCGACGGCGTCGACGTGAAGCTCACCTGGCCTGAGCAGCTGGAGCTGACGGTGAGGAGCCGCGACGAGTGGGTCGTCGTCTACGACGAGCAGGACGAGGCGGTGTGCGTCGAACCGCAGTCCGGGCCGCCGAACGGGCTGAACACCACACCACGGCTGGTCACCCCGATCGAGCCGCTGGAGATCGCGACGACCTGGAGCTGGGTGCGGCTCTGA
- the kynU gene encoding kynureninase produces MSETFADPPFAGTSFAEKAAALDTADELGKLRELFTLDDTVYLDGNSLGALPRHVPARLQEVVTREWGELRIRSWDESGWWTAPERIGDRIAPLVGAAAGQIVVGDSTSVNVFKAVVAASRLAADGRDEILVDATTFPTDGYIAESAARMTGHRIVPVAPADVPAALGPRTAVVLLNHVDFRTGRLHDLPGLTAAVHAAGGLAVWDLCHSAGALPVGLDEHGVDLAIGCTYKYLNGGPGSPAYLYVAERHQAAFDSPLPGWTSHADPFAMTLGYAPAEGSVRGRVGTPDILSMLALEASLDVWDGVDVSAVRAKSLALTDFFLECVAAYVPEGRLTSVTPAAHAERGSQVALRCEDAEPVMRALIERGVVGDLRRPDVLRFGFTPLYVGFADAERAARILADVLAERVQA; encoded by the coding sequence ATGTCTGAGACCTTCGCCGACCCGCCCTTCGCCGGCACGTCCTTCGCCGAGAAGGCAGCGGCGCTCGACACCGCCGATGAACTGGGCAAGCTCCGCGAGCTGTTCACCCTCGACGACACCGTCTACCTCGACGGCAACTCGCTGGGCGCACTGCCCCGCCATGTGCCCGCGCGGCTCCAGGAGGTCGTCACCCGCGAGTGGGGCGAGCTGCGCATCCGGTCCTGGGACGAGAGTGGCTGGTGGACCGCGCCCGAGCGGATCGGCGACCGCATCGCCCCGCTCGTGGGGGCAGCCGCCGGCCAGATCGTGGTGGGCGACTCGACGAGCGTGAACGTCTTCAAGGCCGTCGTCGCCGCGAGCCGCCTCGCGGCGGACGGACGCGACGAGATCCTGGTCGACGCGACGACGTTTCCCACCGACGGGTACATCGCCGAGTCCGCCGCCCGGATGACCGGTCACCGGATCGTCCCGGTCGCGCCCGCCGACGTACCGGCCGCGCTCGGCCCGCGTACGGCGGTCGTCCTGCTCAACCACGTCGACTTCCGCACGGGCAGGCTCCATGACCTGCCCGGGCTCACCGCCGCCGTGCACGCGGCGGGCGGCCTCGCCGTCTGGGACCTGTGCCACAGCGCCGGCGCGCTGCCCGTCGGTCTGGACGAACACGGGGTCGACCTGGCCATCGGCTGCACGTACAAGTACCTGAACGGCGGGCCCGGTTCGCCCGCCTATCTGTACGTCGCCGAGCGCCACCAGGCGGCCTTCGACTCCCCGCTGCCCGGCTGGACGTCACATGCGGACCCGTTCGCGATGACGTTGGGATACGCCCCCGCCGAGGGTTCGGTCCGGGGCCGGGTCGGCACCCCCGACATCCTGTCCATGCTGGCGCTCGAGGCGTCGCTGGACGTGTGGGACGGGGTGGACGTGTCCGCCGTACGGGCGAAGTCTCTCGCGCTGACGGACTTCTTCCTGGAGTGCGTCGCCGCGTACGTGCCGGAGGGCCGGCTCACCTCGGTCACCCCGGCCGCGCACGCGGAACGCGGCAGCCAGGTCGCCCTGCGGTGCGAGGACGCCGAGCCGGTGATGCGCGCGCTCATCGAGCGGGGCGTCGTCGGGGATCTGCGGCGGCCGGACGTGCTGCGGTTCGGATTCACACCGTTGTACGTCGGGTTCGCCGACGCGGAGCGTGCGGCGCGGATTCTCGCGGACGTGCTGGCGGAGCGGGTACAGGCGTAA
- a CDS encoding sensor histidine kinase yields the protein MTETKTRSPEFRVAAEAIGGLRRDLLRDVFAYRPLDPLPAGGRLIRLLPRRIGEVAVWIRHGLVLFAALITVLTGIGIGHGQLLLGLLPAIPVAMTLVRPVAAFWGSMAATLFVGVLGNDWPWGPSSFLAHLVVLVVVAARTRPRTAAWMWVLSALLGMLMEKAGPWKYSSSTAPFLVISAFALLVVTVVQVRRDAQREVTVQRTVTAVERDRRTLLEERTTIARELHDVVAHHMSVVAIQAEAAPYRVENPPPELEQAFLTIRENAVAALTELRRVLGVVRAEDYEAPGAPQPTLAELDRLLANVGDAGLQTEKTVTGAVRELPQGVELSAYRIIQEALSNTLRHAPGATAKVEIGYVLAGLGLRVVNGPPTGLVKPSPGAGHGITGMRERVAMLDGEMTAGTTADGGYEIAAFIPVQAVREPAADDVPADDVPAGDTVAGGAV from the coding sequence GTGACCGAGACCAAGACCAGAAGCCCTGAGTTCCGGGTGGCCGCAGAGGCGATAGGCGGCCTGCGCCGGGATCTGCTGCGTGACGTGTTCGCCTACCGCCCGCTGGACCCTCTGCCGGCCGGCGGGCGGCTGATCCGCCTGCTGCCGCGGCGGATCGGCGAGGTGGCCGTCTGGATCAGGCACGGTCTGGTGCTGTTCGCCGCGCTGATCACGGTGCTCACCGGCATCGGGATCGGGCACGGCCAGCTCCTCCTGGGCCTGCTGCCGGCCATTCCGGTCGCGATGACCCTGGTCAGGCCCGTCGCCGCGTTCTGGGGCTCGATGGCGGCGACCCTCTTCGTCGGTGTCCTGGGGAACGACTGGCCGTGGGGCCCCAGCAGCTTCCTGGCCCACCTGGTGGTCCTGGTGGTCGTCGCGGCCAGGACCCGGCCGCGTACGGCCGCCTGGATGTGGGTGCTCTCCGCGCTGCTGGGCATGCTGATGGAGAAGGCCGGGCCCTGGAAGTACTCCTCCTCCACGGCTCCCTTCCTCGTCATCTCCGCGTTCGCCCTGCTCGTCGTGACCGTGGTGCAGGTGCGGCGCGACGCCCAGCGCGAGGTGACCGTGCAGCGCACCGTGACCGCCGTCGAGCGTGACCGGCGCACGCTCCTGGAGGAGCGCACGACCATCGCCCGCGAACTCCACGACGTCGTCGCCCACCACATGTCGGTCGTCGCGATCCAGGCCGAGGCGGCTCCGTACCGGGTGGAGAACCCGCCGCCCGAGCTGGAGCAGGCGTTCCTCACCATCCGGGAGAACGCCGTCGCCGCCCTCACCGAGCTGCGCCGCGTCCTGGGAGTCGTGCGGGCCGAGGACTACGAGGCCCCCGGTGCCCCCCAGCCCACGCTCGCCGAGCTGGACCGCCTCCTGGCCAACGTGGGAGACGCGGGTCTGCAGACGGAGAAGACGGTCACCGGGGCCGTACGCGAGCTGCCGCAGGGCGTCGAGCTGTCGGCGTACCGGATCATCCAGGAGGCGCTGAGCAACACGCTGCGGCACGCTCCGGGCGCCACCGCGAAGGTGGAGATCGGTTACGTACTCGCAGGACTCGGGCTGCGCGTCGTGAACGGGCCGCCGACCGGTCTCGTCAAGCCGTCGCCGGGGGCCGGGCACGGCATCACGGGGATGCGCGAGCGGGTGGCCATGCTCGACGGTGAGATGACGGCCGGGACGACGGCGGACGGCGGGTACGAGATCGCCGCCTTCATCCCCGTACAGGCCGTACGCGAGCCGGCCGCGGATGACGTGCCGGCGGATGACGTGCCGGCGGGCGACACGGTGGCGGGCGGCGCCGTATGA
- a CDS encoding polyamine aminopropyltransferase: MIDQQVPLRGVAERLPVRPGTGRFLVLATVFICAACGLVYELELVALASYLIGDSVTQASVVLSVMVFAMGIGSLLAKRLRSHAAVGFGLIEAALALVGGSSALVLYASFAWLGESRHALVGFSLTIGVLIGAEIPLLMTLIQRVDRQDAGGAVADLFAADYVGALVGGLAFPFLLLPMLGQLTGALFTGAVNAAAGGALVLWLFRRDLSSRSRWLLVLANITVIALLATATVLVDDFERAARRAVYGDRVRVAVQTEVQEVVLTGEGRESLDLYLDGRLRVSARDEYRYHEALVHPAMRGPHGRVLILGGGDGLAAREVLRYAGVRTVTVVELDPAVTRLARTDPALSELNGYAYEDPRLSTVDEDAFDWMRAARGSYDVVVADLPDPGITASTKLYSAEFYGLAGEALAPGGRLVVHAGPVGVRPRSFWTAEASVRAGGLSTRPYRVTGRGTGFAAGPDRVTEQTREPRDWGFVLASRRTVPALALDPAAPELRSLGERELRKAGVAAERVRPRGQAPSTLVHPRYGEEP; the protein is encoded by the coding sequence GTGATCGACCAGCAGGTGCCGTTGCGAGGGGTCGCCGAGCGGCTTCCCGTACGGCCGGGGACCGGACGGTTCCTCGTGCTGGCCACTGTCTTCATCTGCGCCGCCTGCGGTCTCGTGTACGAGCTGGAGCTGGTCGCGCTCGCCTCGTACCTGATCGGTGACTCGGTCACGCAGGCTTCCGTCGTGCTCTCCGTGATGGTGTTCGCGATGGGGATCGGATCGCTCCTCGCGAAACGTTTGCGCAGCCATGCGGCGGTCGGGTTCGGACTCATCGAGGCGGCCCTCGCGCTCGTCGGCGGTTCGTCGGCGCTCGTGCTGTACGCCTCGTTCGCGTGGCTCGGGGAGTCGCGACACGCCCTGGTCGGGTTCTCGCTGACGATCGGCGTACTGATCGGCGCGGAGATCCCGCTGCTGATGACACTGATCCAGCGCGTCGACCGGCAGGACGCGGGCGGGGCCGTCGCCGACCTCTTCGCCGCCGACTACGTGGGCGCGCTCGTCGGCGGGCTCGCCTTTCCGTTCCTGCTGCTGCCCATGCTGGGGCAGCTCACCGGGGCGCTGTTCACCGGTGCGGTCAACGCGGCGGCCGGCGGGGCGCTGGTGCTGTGGCTGTTCCGGCGGGATCTGAGTTCCCGGTCGCGATGGCTGCTGGTCCTCGCCAATATCACGGTGATCGCGCTGCTGGCCACGGCCACGGTGCTGGTCGACGACTTCGAGCGCGCCGCCCGGCGCGCGGTCTACGGGGACCGGGTGCGGGTCGCCGTCCAGACCGAGGTGCAGGAGGTCGTTCTCACCGGGGAGGGGCGGGAGTCCCTGGACCTCTATCTGGACGGGCGGCTGCGGGTCAGCGCCCGCGACGAGTACCGCTACCACGAGGCCCTGGTGCATCCGGCGATGCGCGGGCCGCACGGGCGGGTGCTGATCCTGGGCGGCGGCGACGGCCTGGCAGCCCGCGAGGTCCTGCGGTACGCGGGGGTGCGGACCGTCACGGTCGTCGAACTGGACCCGGCCGTCACCCGACTGGCCCGGACGGACCCCGCGCTCTCCGAGCTGAACGGGTACGCGTACGAAGACCCCCGGCTCAGCACGGTCGATGAGGACGCGTTCGACTGGATGCGTGCGGCGCGGGGCTCCTACGACGTCGTGGTGGCGGACCTGCCGGACCCGGGAATCACGGCGAGCACGAAGCTGTACTCCGCGGAGTTCTACGGGCTGGCCGGAGAGGCCCTCGCGCCGGGCGGGCGTCTGGTGGTGCACGCCGGGCCGGTGGGTGTCAGACCGCGGTCGTTCTGGACGGCGGAGGCCTCCGTGCGTGCGGGCGGCCTGTCGACGCGCCCGTACCGGGTCACCGGCAGGGGCACCGGATTCGCGGCCGGTCCGGACCGGGTCACGGAGCAGACGCGGGAACCGCGCGACTGGGGCTTCGTCCTGGCCTCACGACGGACCGTGCCGGCTCTTGCCCTGGACCCCGCCGCCCCGGAGCTGCGGTCGCTGGGGGAGCGGGAGCTGCGGAAGGCGGGCGTGGCCGCGGAGCGCGTACGGCCGCGGGGGCAGGCGCCGTCGACGCTGGTGCACCCGCGTTATGGGGAGGAACCGTGA
- a CDS encoding DUF2617 family protein, whose translation MLTTLHTAYSDTRAADLAWALGREPLPALAVLDLQFEQAKLQLRLLGASHQVLLEEDRGTCSETVACIPGSSTPLPLGVAKRSGDWEYEFAARVETLTEGAFAGRAQELLALVADHPHGLAGTFPGSPHAFTALLAQQAEGQVRWRTWHAYPQEGQLVVTRTRVGVRVPTPAL comes from the coding sequence ATGCTCACGACCCTTCATACGGCCTACTCCGACACCCGCGCCGCCGACCTGGCCTGGGCCCTCGGACGGGAGCCGCTGCCCGCCCTCGCCGTCCTCGACCTCCAGTTCGAGCAGGCGAAACTGCAGTTGAGGCTGCTCGGCGCTTCCCATCAGGTCCTCCTGGAGGAGGATCGCGGCACCTGTTCGGAGACCGTTGCCTGTATCCCCGGAAGCAGTACCCCGTTGCCTCTCGGTGTCGCCAAGCGGTCCGGCGACTGGGAGTACGAATTCGCGGCGCGGGTCGAGACGCTCACCGAAGGCGCGTTCGCGGGCCGCGCACAGGAGTTGCTCGCGCTCGTCGCCGATCATCCGCACGGACTGGCGGGGACGTTTCCCGGCAGTCCGCACGCCTTCACCGCGCTGCTGGCGCAACAGGCCGAGGGGCAGGTGCGGTGGCGTACCTGGCACGCGTACCCGCAGGAGGGGCAGTTGGTGGTGACGCGCACCCGGGTGGGGGTGCGGGTGCCGACCCCGGCGCTCTGA
- a CDS encoding tryptophan 2,3-dioxygenase family protein, producing the protein MSTNHPDPEATGAATPHLDFAGTTPYEDYVQADVLTHLQHLRSDDPGEMVFLVTTQVMELWFTVIVHEWETAAHALREDRIPVARDALKRSVRELEALNASWTPLAGLTPAQFNSYRGALGEGSGFQSAMYRRMEFLLGDKSASMLVPHRGAPRVYAELEKALQEPGLYDEALALLARRGHAVPQSVLGRDLSKKYEPSPEVEAVWAEIYANPDQHDELVRLGEVLTDVGELVWRWRNDHLVATRRAMGSKTGTGGSAGVAWLEKRATKNVFPELWTARSHV; encoded by the coding sequence ATGTCGACGAATCACCCCGACCCCGAAGCCACCGGTGCGGCCACCCCGCACCTCGACTTCGCGGGAACGACTCCGTACGAGGACTATGTCCAGGCGGATGTCCTGACCCACCTCCAGCACCTTCGCTCGGACGACCCCGGCGAGATGGTCTTCCTGGTCACGACCCAGGTCATGGAGCTGTGGTTCACGGTCATCGTCCATGAGTGGGAGACCGCGGCGCACGCGCTGCGCGAGGACCGCATACCTGTGGCGCGTGACGCGCTCAAGCGGTCCGTGCGGGAGCTGGAGGCGCTGAACGCCTCCTGGACCCCGCTGGCCGGACTCACCCCCGCCCAGTTCAACTCCTACCGCGGGGCGCTCGGCGAAGGCTCCGGATTCCAGTCGGCGATGTACCGGCGGATGGAGTTCCTGCTCGGGGACAAGTCCGCCTCCATGCTCGTCCCGCACCGGGGCGCGCCCCGTGTGTACGCCGAGCTGGAGAAGGCACTCCAGGAGCCAGGCCTGTACGACGAGGCGCTGGCCCTGCTCGCCAGGCGCGGGCACGCGGTGCCGCAGTCGGTGCTCGGCCGGGACCTGTCCAAGAAGTACGAGCCCTCGCCCGAGGTCGAGGCGGTCTGGGCGGAGATCTACGCCAACCCCGACCAGCACGACGAGCTGGTCCGCCTCGGTGAGGTGCTCACCGACGTCGGTGAACTGGTCTGGCGCTGGCGCAACGACCACCTGGTCGCCACCCGCCGTGCGATGGGTTCGAAGACCGGAACCGGCGGTTCGGCCGGTGTCGCCTGGCTGGAGAAGCGGGCCACGAAGAACGTCTTCCCCGAGCTCTGGACGGCCCGCAGCCATGTCTGA
- a CDS encoding SRPBCC domain-containing protein, translating into MEHEVFVPVPVLSLRRTLGDAARVARCVPGLQQDAEASAGPLAGRLKVRVGGHTITYRGALQLAGRDGDTFSVAGEGVEARGTGSAKLALTLTLTETDGGTTIGFAGTAGGDGRIADLEDAAALAAAHRLLDRFTQQLVTESLAAAPGERDAEAEAAEAAAGVAAKAAGEAAADELGAADERGAADELGAADEQAAPDEQDVSDEASCDEPEPGKGSVYDAPVPPPSLDPRAEVEFTVPDEPPAEAAHARRTMIGRSTEEVDHAPPRGRYAPVPSPDAGGAAAALRWIAPAAALALASAVVVSRALRRRR; encoded by the coding sequence ATGGAGCATGAGGTGTTCGTTCCGGTTCCGGTCCTGTCCCTGCGGCGGACGCTGGGCGATGCTGCCCGGGTCGCGCGGTGTGTGCCGGGACTCCAACAGGATGCCGAGGCGTCTGCGGGCCCGCTGGCCGGGCGCCTGAAGGTCAGGGTGGGCGGTCACACGATCACGTACCGGGGTGCGCTGCAGCTCGCCGGCCGGGACGGTGACACCTTCTCCGTGGCGGGGGAGGGCGTGGAGGCCCGGGGCACGGGCTCGGCGAAGCTGGCTCTGACGCTCACGCTCACGGAGACCGACGGCGGTACGACGATCGGGTTCGCCGGCACGGCGGGCGGTGACGGCCGCATCGCGGACCTGGAGGACGCGGCGGCCCTGGCGGCGGCCCACCGCCTGCTGGACCGCTTCACGCAGCAGTTGGTGACGGAGTCGCTGGCGGCGGCGCCGGGGGAGAGGGACGCGGAGGCTGAGGCGGCGGAGGCGGCAGCGGGGGTGGCGGCGAAGGCGGCTGGTGAGGCCGCTGCCGACGAGTTGGGCGCTGCGGACGAGCGGGGCGCTGCAGACGAGTTGGGTGCCGCGGACGAGCAGGCCGCTCCGGATGAACAGGACGTTTCCGACGAGGCTTCGTGCGACGAGCCGGAGCCCGGGAAGGGGTCCGTTTACGACGCACCCGTGCCGCCGCCCTCGCTCGACCCGCGCGCCGAGGTCGAGTTCACCGTGCCGGACGAGCCTCCGGCCGAGGCCGCACACGCCAGGCGCACCATGATCGGGCGCAGCACCGAGGAGGTCGACCACGCACCCCCGCGCGGCCGGTACGCGCCCGTGCCCTCGCCCGATGCGGGCGGGGCGGCGGCGGCCCTGCGATGGATCGCCCCGGCGGCCGCCCTCGCGCTCGCCTCGGCGGTGGTTGTGAGCCGTGCGCTGCGGCGCCGTAGGTAG
- the pyrE gene encoding orotate phosphoribosyltransferase translates to MTDVRAELLQQIKDKAVVHGKVTLSSGLEADWYIDLRRITLDGKAAPMVGQVMLDATAGLDYDCVGGLTLGADPVATSMLHASAARGKSLDAFVVRKAQKAHGMQRRIEGTDVKGRRCLVVEDTSTTGGSPLTAVEAVREAGGEVVAVAVIVERGAAPAVAEAGLPYVHVYSVADLDLA, encoded by the coding sequence ATGACTGACGTACGCGCTGAGCTGCTCCAGCAGATCAAGGACAAGGCCGTGGTGCACGGCAAGGTGACCCTCTCCTCGGGTCTGGAAGCCGACTGGTACATCGACCTGCGCCGGATCACGCTGGACGGCAAGGCCGCACCGATGGTCGGCCAGGTGATGCTGGATGCCACCGCCGGTCTGGACTACGACTGCGTCGGCGGGTTGACGCTGGGCGCCGACCCGGTGGCCACGTCGATGCTGCACGCCTCCGCGGCGCGCGGGAAGAGTCTGGACGCCTTCGTCGTCCGCAAGGCGCAGAAGGCGCACGGTATGCAGCGCCGGATCGAGGGCACGGACGTGAAGGGACGTCGCTGCCTGGTCGTCGAGGACACCTCGACGACGGGTGGTTCGCCACTGACCGCCGTGGAGGCGGTGCGCGAGGCCGGGGGCGAGGTCGTCGCCGTCGCCGTGATCGTGGAGCGGGGAGCCGCTCCCGCTGTCGCGGAGGCCGGGCTGCCGTACGTCCACGTCTACTCCGTGGCGGACCTCGACCTGGCCTGA
- a CDS encoding alpha/beta hydrolase family protein — translation MSDSAARDRDAAEEESALAHPVIAPDRSAAYGSHPDQVIDFYAPRDGRTGAPLVVLLHGGAWRAPYDRHHVSPLADFLARRGFAVASVEYRRGGGIPHQHDGGPAAGRWPETFDDVAAAMDAMPVLAGRELPQADVRRIVVTGHSAGGQLALWAAARHVLPEGSPWRLPAPPPLRGVVALAPIADFATAAELDVCSGAVHQLLGGEGEFAERSGFADPAALLPTGIATAVVQGLCDLTVPPAVAEAFVDAAAKGGEMVGLTLLEEVGHFPLIDPSADACAVVAEELAQLAW, via the coding sequence ATGTCGGATTCTGCCGCGCGTGATCGTGATGCCGCCGAGGAGGAATCGGCGCTGGCCCACCCGGTGATCGCCCCCGACCGGTCGGCGGCCTACGGCAGCCATCCCGATCAGGTGATCGACTTCTACGCTCCGCGTGACGGCAGAACCGGGGCGCCGCTCGTGGTACTGCTGCACGGCGGGGCGTGGCGTGCCCCGTACGACCGGCACCATGTGTCGCCGCTCGCGGACTTCCTGGCCCGGCGTGGGTTCGCCGTCGCCAGTGTGGAGTACCGGCGGGGCGGTGGGATCCCGCATCAGCACGACGGGGGACCGGCCGCGGGCCGCTGGCCCGAGACCTTCGACGACGTGGCCGCCGCGATGGACGCGATGCCGGTGCTGGCCGGGCGGGAGCTGCCGCAGGCCGATGTGCGGCGGATCGTGGTCACCGGACACTCCGCGGGTGGTCAGCTGGCGCTGTGGGCCGCCGCCCGGCACGTACTCCCCGAGGGGTCGCCGTGGCGGCTGCCCGCGCCGCCCCCGCTGCGCGGCGTCGTGGCACTGGCCCCGATCGCCGACTTCGCGACGGCCGCCGAGCTGGACGTGTGCTCGGGCGCCGTGCATCAACTCCTGGGCGGTGAAGGCGAGTTCGCGGAACGCAGTGGCTTTGCCGACCCGGCGGCCCTGCTGCCCACCGGTATCGCGACGGCCGTGGTGCAGGGCCTCTGCGATCTGACCGTGCCCCCGGCGGTGGCGGAGGCGTTCGTCGACGCGGCGGCGAAGGGGGGCGAGATGGTGGGACTGACGCTCCTGGAAGAGGTCGGGCACTTCCCGCTCATCGACCCGTCGGCCGACGCCTGTGCGGTGGTCGCCGAGGAGCTGGCCCAGCTCGCCTGGTGA
- a CDS encoding DUF3151 domain-containing protein: protein MSIHENLLGGPSPTHLPDDPEPRELLANGTAPADVAAKYPTSSLAWAQLADEAYEGGRVIESYAYARTGYHRGLDALRRAGWKGHGPVPFEHEPNRGFLRALHALARAAGDIGEKDEYERCSTFLRDSSQTAADTLG from the coding sequence ATGTCCATCCACGAGAACCTGCTCGGGGGCCCTTCCCCGACCCATCTGCCCGACGACCCGGAGCCGCGCGAGCTGCTCGCCAACGGCACGGCGCCCGCCGATGTCGCAGCGAAGTACCCCACCTCCTCGCTGGCCTGGGCGCAGCTCGCCGACGAGGCGTACGAGGGCGGCCGGGTCATCGAGTCGTACGCGTACGCACGCACCGGCTACCACCGCGGCCTCGACGCCCTGCGCCGCGCCGGCTGGAAGGGCCACGGACCCGTCCCGTTCGAGCACGAGCCGAACCGCGGCTTCCTGCGGGCGCTCCACGCCCTGGCCCGCGCCGCCGGGGACATCGGCGAGAAGGACGAGTACGAGCGCTGCTCGACGTTCCTGCGTGACTCCTCGCAGACCGCCGCCGACACCCTGGGCTGA
- the fbaA gene encoding class II fructose-bisphosphate aldolase — translation MPIATPEVYAEMLDRAKAGKFAYPAINVTSTQTLHAALRGFAEAESDGIIQISTGGAEFLGGQYSKDMVTGAVALAEFAHIVAAKYDVTVALHTDHCPKDKLDTYVRPLIEVSAERVAQGRNPLFQSHMWDGSAETLADNLSIAQELLAKAAAAKIILEVEITPTGGEEDGVTHEINDELYTTVDDALRTAEALGLGEKGRYLLAASFGNVHGVYKPGNVVLRPELLKDLQAGVGAKYGQTSPFDFVFHGGSGSTAEEIATALENGVVKMNLDTDTQYAFTRPVVDHMFRNYDGVLKVDGEVGNKKAYDPRSWGKLAEAGMAARVTEACANLRSTGTKLK, via the coding sequence ATGCCCATCGCAACCCCCGAGGTCTACGCCGAGATGCTCGACCGGGCGAAGGCAGGCAAGTTCGCCTACCCGGCGATCAATGTGACGTCTACCCAGACCCTGCACGCTGCACTGCGCGGTTTCGCGGAGGCCGAGAGCGACGGCATCATCCAGATCTCCACCGGCGGGGCGGAGTTCCTGGGCGGCCAGTACAGCAAGGACATGGTCACGGGCGCTGTCGCGCTGGCCGAGTTCGCGCACATCGTCGCCGCCAAGTACGACGTCACCGTCGCGCTGCACACCGACCACTGCCCCAAGGACAAGCTGGACACCTATGTGCGTCCGCTGATCGAGGTCTCCGCGGAGCGCGTCGCCCAGGGTCGGAACCCGCTCTTCCAGTCGCACATGTGGGACGGCTCGGCCGAGACACTCGCCGACAACCTGTCCATCGCGCAGGAGCTGCTCGCCAAGGCCGCAGCCGCCAAGATCATCCTTGAGGTCGAGATCACCCCGACCGGTGGCGAGGAGGACGGCGTCACGCACGAGATCAACGACGAGCTGTACACGACCGTCGACGACGCACTGCGTACGGCCGAGGCGCTCGGTCTGGGCGAGAAGGGCCGCTACCTGCTGGCCGCTTCCTTCGGCAACGTCCACGGTGTCTACAAGCCGGGCAACGTCGTGCTCCGTCCCGAGCTGCTGAAGGACCTCCAGGCGGGTGTCGGCGCCAAGTACGGCCAGACGTCTCCGTTCGACTTCGTTTTCCACGGTGGCTCCGGTTCCACCGCGGAGGAGATCGCCACCGCGCTGGAGAACGGCGTCGTGAAGATGAACCTCGACACCGACACGCAGTACGCGTTCACCCGCCCGGTCGTGGACCACATGTTCCGCAACTACGACGGTGTGCTGAAGGTCGACGGCGAGGTCGGCAACAAGAAGGCGTACGACCCGCGCAGCTGGGGCAAGCTGGCCGAGGCCGGCATGGCCGCGCGTGTCACCGAGGCGTGCGCGAACCTGCGCTCCACGGGCACGAAGCTGAAGTAG